One stretch of Falco naumanni isolate bFalNau1 chromosome 7, bFalNau1.pat, whole genome shotgun sequence DNA includes these proteins:
- the MDK gene encoding midkine — MQVRGFLLLLLALILLAATAEAGKNKKEKAKKDGSKCEDWRWGPCVPNSKDCGLGYREGTCKDESKKLKCKIPCNWKKKFGADCKYKFESWGGCSAQTGVKTRSGILKKALYNAQCEEIVYVTKPCSSKIKSKSKAKKGKGKD, encoded by the exons aTGCAGGTCCGgggcttcctcctcctcctcttggcGCTGATTCTGCTGGCTGCCACCGCCGAGGCTGGCAAAAACAAGAAAG AGAAGGCGAAGAAGGACGGCTCCAAGTGCGAGGACTGGCGCTGGGGACCCTGCGTCCCCAACAGCAAGGACTGTGGCCTGGGCTACCGTGAGGGAACTTGCAAAGACGAGAGTAAGAAGCTCAAGTGCAAGATCCCCTGCAACTGGAAGAAGAAGTTTGGAG ctgaCTGCAAGTACAAATTTGAGAGCTGGGGGGGATGTAGCGCTCAGACTGGTGTGAAGACTCGCTCCGGCATCCTGAAGAAAGCCCTGTACAATGCCCAATGTGAGGAGATTGTCTATGTGACCAAGCCCTGCTCTTCCAAGATCAAATCGAAGTCCAAAG CAAAGAAGGGCAAGGGGAAGGACTAG